A part of Myxococcus landrumus genomic DNA contains:
- a CDS encoding alpha/beta fold hydrolase, whose product MKSTTKKSLSVLATIAVTLLALALAPSARAEQGPVSGKSAPKKSQGRYATVNGLRMYYEVHGKGRPVVLLHGALSTLELDFGKLLPELAKTRQVIAIEQQGHGHTADTNRPLSYEQMAEDTAGLLGLLGVKNADFLGYSMGGSIALQLAIRHPRLVRTFVFAGGASYRMDGTYPELIEIWKQLKPEHLAGSPFQKEYARVAPQPENWAALIEKVKQLDTTFVGWPAEEVRGIQAPSLLMIGDADITRPEHTVEMFRLLGGGVAGDVHGLPRARLAVFPGTTHVTLVGRVDWLLSMVSEFFDAPVPTPESK is encoded by the coding sequence ATGAAATCAACCACGAAGAAGTCATTGAGCGTGCTGGCGACCATCGCCGTCACCCTCCTGGCCTTGGCCCTGGCCCCCTCGGCGCGCGCCGAGCAGGGCCCCGTCTCAGGGAAGAGCGCTCCCAAGAAGAGCCAGGGGCGCTATGCGACGGTGAACGGCCTCCGGATGTATTACGAGGTCCACGGAAAGGGTCGGCCGGTGGTGTTGCTTCATGGCGCCCTGTCCACGTTGGAGTTGGACTTCGGCAAGCTCTTGCCCGAACTGGCCAAGACACGACAGGTCATCGCCATCGAGCAGCAGGGCCATGGGCATACAGCCGACACGAATCGCCCCCTGAGCTACGAGCAGATGGCCGAGGACACGGCCGGGCTGTTGGGGCTGTTGGGGGTCAAGAACGCGGACTTCCTGGGCTACAGCATGGGCGGAAGCATCGCCTTGCAACTGGCGATTCGTCACCCGCGGCTCGTGCGCACGTTCGTGTTCGCGGGGGGCGCCAGTTATCGGATGGATGGCACCTACCCCGAGCTCATCGAGATTTGGAAGCAACTCAAGCCGGAGCACCTGGCGGGCTCTCCCTTCCAGAAGGAGTACGCCCGGGTGGCTCCCCAGCCAGAGAACTGGGCCGCGCTCATCGAGAAGGTGAAGCAGTTGGACACCACGTTCGTGGGCTGGCCCGCGGAGGAGGTCCGAGGGATACAGGCCCCGTCCCTGCTGATGATTGGTGATGCGGACATCACCCGCCCGGAGCACACGGTGGAGATGTTCCGCCTGCTGGGCGGGGGTGTGGCGGGCGACGTCCACGGCCTGCCTCGGGCCCGGCTCGCCGTGTTCCCTGGCACGACCCACGTGACGCTGGTGGGCCGCGTGGACTGGCTGCTGTCGATGGTCAGCGAGTTCTTCGACGCACCTGTTCCCACGCCCGAGTCCAAGTAG
- a CDS encoding pyridoxal phosphate-dependent aminotransferase gives MSYFLPTRRALLAGAAATTAGLALRPELSLAASAARRPPSEDPVRLFSNENRYGPCEGALRAMRESLHLASRYAAVDSIATLKRLIAEQEGLTPDHVVLTSGAFEALTLIANKFSTGGGGVVCSERVYDVLPTYAAQAGGKVVRVPLDASMTHDLEAMEARVDANTRLVSVCNPSNPTGTIVDAAKLRAFCDKVSSKATVLVDEVYIHYLEAPASQSMVDLVRAGKNILITRSFSKIYGLAGMRVGYALGQPALIKQLHEMRASLLSSVSTVAAIASLQDTAFVTRMRKLNAESRKVTTAVLDEVGMKYIPGHANFLWIPLTAKQLDLPARFAPHGFHLLTNPRNAISADVSALRLTLGTVEEMRTFGTLLRSVLKS, from the coding sequence GTGTCTTACTTCCTTCCCACTCGCCGGGCCCTCCTCGCGGGTGCTGCCGCGACCACCGCTGGACTCGCGCTCCGGCCGGAGCTCTCACTCGCCGCCTCCGCCGCGCGTCGGCCTCCGAGCGAGGACCCCGTCCGGCTCTTCTCCAACGAGAACCGCTATGGGCCGTGCGAGGGCGCGCTGCGCGCGATGCGGGAGTCCCTCCACCTGGCCAGCCGCTACGCAGCCGTGGACAGCATCGCGACCTTGAAGCGGCTCATCGCGGAGCAGGAGGGCCTGACGCCGGACCACGTGGTCCTCACCTCCGGCGCCTTCGAGGCCCTGACGCTCATCGCGAACAAGTTCTCCACAGGCGGCGGTGGCGTCGTGTGCTCGGAGCGGGTCTACGACGTCCTCCCCACCTACGCCGCGCAGGCTGGGGGCAAGGTGGTGCGCGTCCCGCTCGATGCGTCCATGACGCATGACCTGGAGGCCATGGAGGCGCGGGTGGACGCCAACACCCGGCTGGTGTCCGTGTGCAACCCCAGCAACCCCACGGGCACCATCGTGGACGCCGCGAAGCTGCGCGCCTTCTGCGACAAGGTCTCCTCCAAGGCCACCGTGCTGGTGGACGAGGTCTACATCCACTACCTGGAGGCCCCTGCCAGCCAGTCCATGGTGGACCTGGTGCGCGCGGGGAAGAACATCCTCATCACGCGCTCGTTCTCGAAAATCTACGGCCTGGCGGGCATGCGCGTGGGCTACGCGCTGGGCCAGCCCGCGCTCATCAAACAACTGCACGAGATGCGCGCCTCGCTGCTCAGCTCCGTCTCCACCGTGGCGGCCATCGCCAGCCTCCAGGACACGGCCTTCGTCACGCGCATGCGCAAGCTCAACGCCGAGTCGCGGAAGGTCACCACGGCCGTGCTGGACGAGGTGGGCATGAAGTACATCCCAGGCCACGCCAACTTCCTCTGGATTCCGCTGACCGCGAAGCAGCTCGACCTGCCCGCGCGCTTCGCGCCCCATGGCTTCCACCTGCTGACGAACCCGCGCAACGCCATCTCCGCGGACGTGTCCGCCCTCCGGCTGACCCTGGGCACCGTGGAGGAGATGCGCACCTTCGGCACCCTTCTGCGCTCGGTCCTGAAGAGCTGA
- a CDS encoding sensor histidine kinase, whose protein sequence is MPQRPAPAPSFWTLQFGGWGLYALLLIITFLPMHVGEGKALPLVMAKGIRAVFGLGLTSVMRLGYQRLFPGTFRRQALWALATSAVVGMAWVLLAEAWATWLYPTYHWQTNRMQLPRNALDYAVTLLGWSGLYFGIKHARAWQGERERALRADTLAQEARLASLRHQMHPHFLFNALTSVRALIGEDPVRARRMVTEMADFLRFSLQKGDFPHVPLEEELSMVRSYLSIESVRFEEKLDVSLSVMPGTERLTVPAFLVQPLVDNAVKHGLASGLLPVRVRIQVTREQDLLRIRVDNTGKWAPPSREPGPQGTGTGLRNVRERLAQLFAERAKLESSESDGWVHTVVELPAMEWTPVLATEAA, encoded by the coding sequence ATGCCTCAACGTCCAGCCCCCGCGCCATCATTCTGGACCCTCCAATTCGGGGGATGGGGCCTCTACGCCCTCCTGCTCATCATCACCTTCCTTCCCATGCACGTGGGCGAAGGCAAGGCGCTGCCCCTGGTGATGGCCAAGGGCATCCGCGCGGTGTTCGGCCTGGGCCTCACCAGCGTGATGCGGCTGGGGTATCAGCGGCTGTTTCCCGGCACGTTCCGGCGACAGGCCCTGTGGGCCCTGGCCACCAGCGCCGTGGTGGGCATGGCCTGGGTGCTCCTCGCCGAGGCGTGGGCGACCTGGCTGTATCCCACGTACCACTGGCAGACCAACCGCATGCAGCTCCCCAGGAACGCGCTCGACTACGCCGTGACACTCCTGGGCTGGAGCGGGCTGTACTTCGGCATCAAGCACGCCCGGGCATGGCAGGGCGAACGGGAGCGGGCGCTCAGGGCGGACACGCTCGCGCAGGAGGCGCGGCTCGCCTCGCTGCGGCACCAGATGCATCCGCACTTCCTCTTCAACGCGCTCACCTCCGTGCGAGCCCTCATTGGCGAAGACCCGGTCCGCGCCCGGCGCATGGTGACGGAGATGGCGGACTTCCTGCGCTTCTCGCTCCAAAAGGGGGACTTTCCCCACGTCCCACTGGAGGAAGAGCTCTCCATGGTGCGCAGCTACCTGAGCATCGAGTCGGTGCGCTTCGAGGAGAAGCTGGACGTGAGCCTGTCGGTGATGCCGGGCACGGAGCGGCTCACCGTGCCCGCCTTCCTCGTCCAGCCGCTGGTGGACAACGCGGTGAAGCACGGCCTGGCGTCGGGGCTCCTGCCGGTGCGGGTGCGCATCCAGGTGACGCGGGAGCAGGACCTGCTGCGCATCCGGGTGGACAACACCGGCAAGTGGGCGCCCCCCTCGCGCGAGCCAGGCCCTCAAGGCACGGGCACCGGCCTGCGCAACGTGCGCGAGCGCCTGGCCCAGCTCTTCGCGGAGCGCGCGAAGCTGGAGTCCTCGGAGTCCGACGGCTGGGTGCACACGGTGGTCGAGCTCCCCGCCATGGAATGGACGCCCGTCCTCGCCACGGAGGCCGCATGA
- a CDS encoding bifunctional metallophosphatase/5'-nucleotidase, giving the protein MPQATPRSSPSVFLLAGAFVTGMFLFTHVGCGGDECQDAADCREDQGPPASNTEWVCDHKRCELHPVQVPSSDSGTDAGTPDSGAPDSGRPDSGTPDAGRPDSGTPDSGPTTVSVQVLAFNDFHGQLEAPSGQILTGVNPDGGAVRVSAGGVTYFARHIAALRATNPNTVVVAAGDLIGASPLLSALFHDEPTIEAMNMIGLDLVAVGNHEFDEGSAELLRMQSGGCHPVDGCLDGDGFPGAKFKFLAANVATGVDRTLFPRYDVREFDGVKVAFIGMTLENTPESVISTGVAGLTFKDEVQTVNALVPELRQQGIEAIVVVVHQGGIPAWGSLVNECKGEGAGGIIAGAIVGLTKGLDDAVDVVVSGHTHQAYNCVIDGKIVTSASSMGQLVTDIDLTLSKATGDVVEARANNVIVTRDVQEVGAVKDLVTKYQDLVTPRANRVIGWVAQTLRSQTDSAGQSTLGFVIADSQLEATKPANMGGAQVAFMNPGGVRADIAQGEVTYGEAFTTQPFGNSLVTMTLTGAQIDQLLELQWRSSGATLMLLPSAGFTYSFSAAAPVGSRVDPASIKFNGVPVSLTAEYRVTANSYLAAGSDGFPVFTEGKNRLGGALDSDALEEYLKAHSSQASPLPAPALNRITRLP; this is encoded by the coding sequence ATGCCACAAGCCACACCGCGCTCGTCACCCAGCGTCTTCCTGCTCGCCGGAGCGTTCGTCACCGGCATGTTCCTCTTCACCCATGTCGGCTGCGGAGGTGACGAGTGCCAGGACGCCGCCGACTGCCGTGAAGACCAGGGACCGCCGGCTTCGAACACGGAGTGGGTCTGCGACCACAAGCGCTGTGAGCTGCATCCCGTCCAGGTGCCGTCCTCGGATTCGGGCACGGACGCGGGGACGCCCGACTCGGGGGCGCCCGACTCGGGGAGGCCCGACTCGGGGACGCCCGACGCGGGGAGGCCCGACTCGGGGACTCCCGACTCGGGTCCCACCACGGTGAGCGTGCAGGTGCTGGCGTTCAATGACTTCCACGGACAGCTCGAGGCCCCCTCGGGCCAGATTCTGACGGGCGTGAACCCCGACGGTGGGGCGGTGAGGGTGAGCGCGGGCGGCGTGACGTACTTCGCCCGGCACATCGCGGCCCTGCGGGCCACCAATCCGAACACGGTGGTGGTGGCGGCGGGAGACCTCATCGGCGCCTCGCCGCTGCTGTCGGCGCTCTTCCACGACGAGCCCACCATCGAGGCGATGAACATGATCGGCCTGGACCTGGTCGCGGTGGGCAACCACGAGTTCGACGAGGGCAGCGCGGAGCTGTTGCGCATGCAGTCGGGCGGCTGCCACCCGGTGGATGGCTGCCTGGACGGGGATGGCTTCCCGGGCGCGAAGTTCAAGTTCCTGGCGGCCAACGTGGCCACGGGCGTGGACCGCACGCTGTTCCCCCGCTACGACGTGCGCGAGTTCGACGGCGTGAAGGTGGCCTTCATCGGCATGACGTTGGAGAACACGCCGGAGAGCGTCATCTCCACGGGCGTGGCGGGGCTTACCTTCAAGGACGAAGTGCAGACGGTGAACGCGCTGGTGCCGGAGCTGCGGCAGCAGGGCATCGAAGCCATCGTCGTGGTGGTGCATCAGGGCGGAATTCCGGCCTGGGGCTCGCTGGTGAACGAATGCAAGGGCGAGGGGGCGGGCGGCATCATCGCAGGTGCCATCGTGGGCCTGACCAAGGGCCTCGATGACGCGGTGGACGTCGTCGTCAGCGGCCACACGCATCAGGCCTACAACTGCGTCATCGATGGCAAGATCGTCACGAGCGCCTCGTCGATGGGGCAGCTCGTCACGGACATCGACCTGACGTTGAGCAAGGCGACGGGCGACGTCGTGGAGGCGCGAGCGAACAACGTCATCGTCACTCGCGACGTGCAGGAGGTCGGCGCGGTGAAGGATTTGGTGACGAAGTACCAGGACCTCGTCACGCCGAGGGCCAACCGGGTCATCGGCTGGGTGGCGCAGACGCTCCGGTCACAGACGGACTCCGCGGGCCAGTCCACGCTGGGCTTCGTCATCGCGGACTCGCAGCTGGAGGCGACGAAGCCCGCGAACATGGGTGGGGCGCAGGTGGCCTTCATGAACCCGGGCGGCGTGCGCGCGGACATCGCCCAGGGCGAGGTCACCTACGGCGAGGCCTTCACCACGCAGCCGTTCGGCAACAGCCTGGTCACCATGACGCTGACGGGTGCGCAAATCGACCAACTGCTGGAGCTGCAGTGGCGGTCGTCGGGAGCCACGCTCATGCTGCTTCCGTCGGCGGGCTTCACCTATTCGTTCAGCGCGGCGGCGCCCGTCGGAAGCCGTGTCGACCCGGCGTCCATCAAGTTCAACGGCGTGCCAGTGAGCCTGACGGCGGAGTACCGCGTCACCGCGAACAGCTACCTCGCGGCTGGGAGTGATGGCTTCCCGGTGTTCACCGAGGGGAAGAACCGGCTGGGGGGCGCCTTGGACAGCGACGCGCTGGAGGAATACCTGAAGGCCCACAGCAGCCAGGCGAGCCCGTTGCCCGCCCCCGCGCTCAATCGCATCACCAGGCTGCCCTAG
- a CDS encoding ABC transporter ATP-binding protein has translation MMGELFSLGERLAGRKEARLRRGFVFAFIEAIATAIPYALVLTFVRAALERGLTLTMTAWVTVGILLSVVLRLVCSRVAMSDIFIAAHALMGQARIRAADHLRRLPMGFFTQRRGGELAGIITTDLALVEDIWSHITGVFAATFALPMLVGVGLCFLDIRLGLAIFAVLPLALAVLVATTPIFVREITAVLEATADVNARIVEYVQGIAVLRAFGRHGEVYQRFVKSMEKLRDALIRAEVTPSPLLSVFGFLVEAGFVVVAFVGSTLAFEGTLAPGTLLVFLVVSVGVTRQVAELGVALLMLRGSQRALERVDRLMAEPPLSEPSTPASPGSRFDVAVEDISFAYEGERVLKNVSVDFPERSLSAIVGASGSGKSTLVHLVARLWDIPRGQGAIRVGGVDIRDIPFEELHRHISMVFQDVVLFSGTVLDNLRVGRPDAPREEVERAARAARAHDFIQKLPQGYDTVLSEDGGSLSGGERQRLSIARAILKDAPIILLDEATSSVDASAEAEIQRAIDELVRHKTVVVIAHRLRTVRRAHQIVVLDQGQVTERGTHDALLKRDGLYASLWREQERAKGWHLGARERGPAPRSSKEIRGLDL, from the coding sequence ATGATGGGAGAGCTCTTCTCGCTGGGGGAGCGCCTCGCGGGCCGGAAGGAAGCGCGCCTGCGCCGAGGCTTCGTCTTCGCCTTCATCGAAGCCATCGCGACGGCCATCCCCTATGCGCTGGTGCTCACCTTCGTCCGCGCGGCGCTGGAGCGCGGGCTGACGTTGACGATGACCGCCTGGGTGACGGTGGGCATCCTCCTCTCCGTGGTGTTGCGCCTGGTGTGCTCGCGCGTGGCGATGTCCGACATCTTCATCGCGGCGCACGCGCTGATGGGGCAGGCGCGCATCCGCGCGGCGGACCACCTGCGGCGGCTGCCCATGGGGTTCTTCACCCAGCGCCGGGGAGGGGAGCTCGCGGGCATCATCACGACGGACCTCGCGCTCGTCGAAGACATCTGGTCCCACATCACCGGAGTCTTCGCCGCGACCTTCGCGCTGCCCATGCTGGTGGGCGTGGGGTTGTGCTTCCTGGATATCCGCCTGGGGCTGGCCATCTTCGCGGTGCTGCCCCTGGCGCTCGCCGTCCTGGTGGCCACCACGCCCATCTTCGTGCGGGAAATCACGGCCGTGCTCGAGGCGACGGCGGATGTGAATGCGCGCATCGTCGAGTACGTGCAGGGCATCGCCGTGCTTCGGGCCTTTGGTCGCCACGGCGAGGTCTACCAGCGCTTCGTCAAGTCGATGGAGAAGCTGCGCGACGCGCTCATCCGCGCGGAGGTGACGCCTTCACCGCTGCTGTCCGTGTTCGGCTTCCTGGTGGAGGCGGGCTTCGTCGTCGTGGCCTTCGTGGGCAGCACGCTGGCCTTCGAGGGGACGCTCGCGCCGGGGACGCTCCTGGTCTTCCTGGTGGTGAGCGTGGGGGTGACACGTCAGGTCGCCGAGCTGGGAGTGGCGCTCCTGATGCTGCGCGGCTCCCAGCGTGCGCTGGAGCGGGTGGACCGGCTCATGGCGGAGCCGCCGCTGAGCGAGCCCTCCACGCCGGCCTCCCCCGGCTCACGCTTCGACGTGGCGGTGGAGGACATCTCCTTCGCCTACGAAGGCGAGCGGGTGCTCAAGAATGTCTCCGTCGATTTTCCCGAACGTTCGCTCAGCGCGATTGTCGGGGCCTCCGGCTCGGGTAAGTCGACGCTGGTGCACCTGGTCGCGCGACTGTGGGACATCCCCCGGGGACAAGGCGCCATTCGCGTGGGCGGCGTCGACATCCGGGACATCCCCTTCGAGGAACTCCACCGGCACATCTCGATGGTGTTCCAGGACGTCGTCCTCTTCTCCGGGACGGTGCTCGACAACCTCCGCGTGGGACGGCCGGACGCCCCCCGCGAGGAGGTGGAGCGCGCCGCCCGTGCAGCCAGGGCGCACGACTTCATCCAGAAGCTCCCCCAGGGCTACGACACGGTGCTCTCCGAGGATGGCGGCTCGCTGTCGGGCGGAGAGCGGCAGCGGCTGTCCATCGCGCGGGCCATCCTCAAGGATGCCCCCATCATCCTGCTGGATGAGGCCACGTCCTCGGTCGATGCCTCCGCGGAGGCGGAGATTCAGCGGGCCATCGACGAGCTCGTTCGCCACAAGACGGTCGTCGTCATCGCCCACCGCCTGCGGACCGTGCGCCGCGCCCACCAGATTGTCGTGCTGGACCAGGGGCAGGTGACGGAGCGCGGCACGCACGATGCGTTGCTGAAGCGCGACGGCCTGTATGCCTCGCTCTGGCGTGAGCAGGAGCGCGCCAAGGGATGGCACCTGGGCGCGCGTGAGCGGGGGCCCGCGCCTCGTTCCTCGAAAGAAATCAGGGGTCTCGATTTGTAA
- a CDS encoding VOC family protein gives MTLKLSISHLSVDNPELALAFYRDVLGLELVGDVSRGAFRWLTMASPAQPDVKLVLSQPHAGRSEEDGNTLARLLAKGTLGGVIFTSSNLDATFEKLRAAKVDIVQEPKDQPWGVRDCAVRDPAGNMIRINQA, from the coding sequence ATGACCTTGAAACTCTCCATCTCGCATCTCTCTGTTGACAACCCCGAGCTGGCACTGGCGTTCTACCGGGATGTCCTGGGCCTGGAGCTCGTGGGCGACGTCTCCCGGGGGGCCTTCCGCTGGCTCACGATGGCCTCTCCCGCCCAACCAGACGTCAAGCTCGTGCTGAGCCAGCCCCACGCCGGCCGGAGTGAAGAGGACGGCAATACCCTGGCCCGACTGCTGGCCAAGGGGACACTGGGCGGCGTCATCTTCACCAGCAGCAATCTGGATGCGACGTTCGAGAAGCTGCGTGCCGCGAAGGTGGACATCGTGCAGGAGCCCAAGGACCAGCCCTGGGGCGTCCGGGATTGTGCCGTGAGAGACCCCGCCGGAAACATGATTCGCATCAACCAGGCCTGA
- a CDS encoding VOC family protein, protein MTNSKARKLFVNLAVRDVKQSRSFFSKLGFEFNEKFSGENTACMLVGVDAFVMLLSEGFFKTATSRTLVDTTKYIESMCALSCESKAEVDEMVKKAIANGGQSINAPQDHGFMYQWGFLDVDGHHWSVLWMSPESIQ, encoded by the coding sequence ATGACAAACAGCAAGGCTCGGAAGCTCTTCGTCAACCTCGCCGTTCGCGATGTGAAGCAGTCCAGGAGCTTTTTCTCCAAGCTCGGATTCGAGTTCAACGAGAAGTTTTCGGGTGAGAACACCGCCTGCATGTTGGTCGGGGTGGATGCCTTCGTGATGCTCCTCTCGGAGGGCTTCTTCAAGACGGCCACCTCTCGCACCCTGGTCGACACGACGAAGTACATCGAATCCATGTGCGCTCTGTCCTGCGAGAGCAAGGCCGAGGTCGACGAGATGGTGAAGAAGGCCATCGCGAATGGTGGACAGAGCATCAACGCGCCTCAGGACCACGGCTTCATGTATCAGTGGGGTTTCCTCGACGTGGATGGCCATCACTGGAGCGTCCTCTGGATGTCTCCTGAGAGCATCCAGTAG
- a CDS encoding helix-turn-helix domain-containing protein: MLRPSALVMRGALGYVGCVMCPSVFIPNERTAPFAPSARRFPPNGRLTPFVSSIIVAEGGPEMTRTLLPLSGIVLGIGYRGSATQVEETSERLLPNVLIQGMGSIARRIRGSANGGSVLVTFTEVGAAQFFKEPLHELFNSIQALDDLVPRAEVERLSSRLSEAVTLEERALLVERFLSARLSAKEPDPIVAAAVRALRVANGSPRIGELARSLHISQDALEKRFRRIVGTTPKHFASILRLRQVIDAYRPGARLSHLALDAGYFDQSHFHREFRDVTGAAPKRFLESEDYF; this comes from the coding sequence GTGCTTCGACCGTCCGCGCTGGTCATGAGGGGGGCCCTGGGCTACGTCGGGTGTGTCATGTGTCCCAGCGTGTTCATCCCCAACGAACGCACGGCTCCCTTCGCGCCGTCTGCCCGGAGATTCCCACCCAACGGGCGGCTCACGCCCTTTGTGAGCTCCATCATCGTGGCGGAGGGCGGCCCGGAGATGACGCGCACCCTGCTCCCCCTCTCCGGCATCGTGCTGGGCATCGGCTACAGGGGCTCCGCGACACAAGTCGAAGAGACCTCCGAGCGACTGCTCCCGAATGTGCTCATCCAAGGAATGGGCTCCATCGCGCGCCGGATACGCGGCTCGGCCAACGGGGGGAGCGTCCTGGTGACGTTCACGGAAGTCGGAGCCGCGCAGTTCTTCAAGGAGCCCCTGCACGAGCTCTTCAACTCCATCCAGGCCCTGGACGACCTGGTGCCGCGCGCGGAGGTGGAGCGCCTCTCATCCCGCCTCTCGGAGGCGGTGACGCTCGAGGAGCGAGCGCTGCTCGTGGAGCGGTTCCTGTCCGCCCGGTTGAGCGCCAAGGAGCCCGATCCGATTGTCGCGGCGGCGGTGCGGGCCCTTCGCGTGGCCAACGGCTCGCCTCGGATAGGAGAGCTCGCCAGGTCACTCCACATCAGTCAGGACGCACTCGAGAAGCGCTTCCGCCGCATCGTCGGCACGACGCCCAAGCACTTCGCGTCCATCCTCCGGCTGCGCCAGGTGATCGACGCCTACCGCCCAGGTGCCCGCCTGTCGCACCTGGCCCTTGACGCGGGCTACTTCGACCAATCTCACTTCCACCGTGAGTTCCGGGACGTCACGGGCGCCGCGCCCAAGCGGTTCCTCGAGTCGGAAGACTATTTCTGA
- a CDS encoding alpha/beta hydrolase, which yields MAGIASIQRNAAEAARRRIEAAKVVTEKAVDKVKDVAQKPLQTLTAFEGPKKVAGEKLTGEKTQAVAGALDGAPADPKARAGWWKGLSPTEQMQAISADPKKVGSMDGLPASVRDSANRVQLKNEITQLNAEAKQAKANYLDNMSLGDKLRDALRPGSAKSDPPEKFLSQEKQHQLENANAVQKQLERTAKEAGSAQLLVYDSSFVKGEGRAAIVAGNLDTAKHVSVSVPGLNSDVRGYMDNITSDALRLHKAAGTQRGEVATVAWMGYDAPGFQNVASDNAAENGAKLLASDVAGIRASREGNQPHLTVIGHSYGSTTASIAADKNNLQADDLVLIGSPGAGSAKSVKDYEPQLSNGHVWSGSASKDFVSWLNGSNLPGDPLGQDPSENKFGAKRFTAEAADRGDKSNMGDHSKYYNEGSESLANLADIVTGNYGGVDRAEHRYGKHDWFKGNQVIDPEGKRAVS from the coding sequence ATGGCCGGAATCGCATCCATTCAGCGCAACGCAGCCGAGGCTGCCCGTCGTCGCATCGAAGCCGCGAAGGTCGTCACCGAGAAGGCCGTGGACAAGGTGAAGGACGTCGCGCAGAAGCCCCTCCAGACGCTGACCGCCTTCGAGGGGCCGAAGAAGGTGGCCGGGGAGAAGCTCACAGGGGAGAAGACCCAGGCTGTCGCGGGCGCGCTGGACGGAGCTCCCGCGGACCCGAAGGCGCGCGCGGGATGGTGGAAGGGGTTGTCCCCGACGGAGCAGATGCAGGCCATCAGCGCGGACCCCAAGAAGGTCGGCTCCATGGATGGGCTGCCGGCCTCCGTGCGCGACAGCGCGAACCGCGTGCAGCTGAAGAATGAAATCACCCAGCTCAACGCCGAGGCGAAGCAGGCCAAGGCGAACTACCTGGACAACATGTCGCTGGGCGACAAGCTCCGGGACGCGCTGCGCCCCGGCAGCGCCAAGAGCGACCCGCCCGAGAAGTTCCTCTCCCAGGAGAAGCAGCACCAGCTGGAGAACGCGAACGCGGTCCAGAAGCAGCTCGAGCGCACGGCGAAGGAAGCGGGCTCCGCGCAGTTGCTCGTCTACGACTCCTCCTTCGTCAAGGGTGAGGGGCGCGCGGCCATCGTCGCGGGCAACCTGGACACGGCGAAGCACGTGTCCGTCAGCGTGCCGGGGTTGAACTCGGATGTTCGGGGCTACATGGACAACATCACCAGCGATGCGCTGCGGCTCCACAAGGCCGCGGGCACGCAGCGCGGTGAGGTCGCCACTGTCGCCTGGATGGGCTACGACGCGCCGGGCTTCCAGAACGTGGCCTCCGACAACGCCGCGGAGAATGGGGCGAAGCTGCTGGCCTCGGACGTGGCCGGCATCCGCGCCAGCCGTGAAGGCAACCAGCCGCATCTGACGGTCATCGGCCACAGCTATGGCAGCACCACGGCCTCCATCGCGGCGGACAAGAACAACCTCCAGGCGGATGACCTGGTGCTCATCGGCAGCCCGGGCGCGGGCAGCGCGAAGTCCGTGAAGGACTACGAGCCCCAGCTCTCCAATGGCCATGTCTGGTCTGGCTCGGCCAGCAAGGACTTCGTGTCATGGCTGAACGGCAGCAACCTGCCGGGGGACCCGCTGGGCCAGGACCCCAGCGAGAACAAGTTCGGCGCGAAGCGCTTCACCGCCGAGGCCGCGGACCGGGGTGACAAGAGCAACATGGGAGACCACTCGAAGTATTACAACGAGGGCTCCGAGTCCCTGGCGAACCTGGCCGACATCGTCACCGGGAACTACGGCGGCGTGGACCGCGCCGAGCACCGCTACGGCAAGCACGACTGGTTCAAGGGCAACCAGGTCATCGACCCCGAGGGGAAGCGCGCCGTCTCCTGA
- a CDS encoding LytR/AlgR family response regulator transcription factor codes for MSAPLRALLVDDERLARSELRELLSPFPHVKVVGEADSVASALARIEELKPELLFLDVQMPGEGGFDLLARLPEHPFEVIFVTAYDAHALRAFEVNALDYLLKPVHPDRLARTLARLAEKESGKAAPVQAPSRHKLAESDLLFLEDGAKSRFVRVDHIVCLRGAGDYVELVTSEGRRSLSPRPLKDWEQRLPERTFARLHRSALVNLSFVERVDKGLGGGGEVFVRGLEEPLPLSRSHAAALRERFG; via the coding sequence ATGAGCGCTCCGCTGCGCGCCCTGCTGGTGGATGACGAGCGACTGGCCCGTTCCGAGCTGCGCGAGCTGCTGTCGCCCTTCCCTCACGTGAAGGTGGTGGGCGAGGCCGACAGCGTGGCGTCCGCGCTCGCGCGCATCGAGGAGCTCAAGCCCGAGCTCCTCTTCCTCGACGTGCAGATGCCAGGTGAAGGCGGGTTCGACCTGCTCGCCCGGCTCCCCGAGCACCCGTTCGAGGTCATCTTCGTGACGGCCTACGACGCACATGCCCTGCGCGCGTTCGAGGTCAACGCGCTCGATTACCTCCTCAAGCCCGTGCACCCCGACCGGCTCGCGAGGACGTTGGCCCGGCTCGCGGAGAAGGAGTCTGGCAAGGCCGCACCCGTGCAGGCCCCAAGTCGCCACAAGCTGGCGGAGAGCGACCTGCTGTTCCTCGAGGACGGCGCGAAGTCGCGCTTCGTGCGGGTGGACCACATCGTGTGCCTGCGAGGCGCGGGCGACTACGTGGAGCTCGTCACCTCGGAGGGCCGGCGCAGCCTGTCACCGCGCCCCCTGAAGGACTGGGAGCAGCGGCTTCCGGAGCGGACCTTCGCGCGCCTGCACCGCTCCGCGCTGGTCAACCTGTCCTTCGTCGAGCGCGTGGACAAGGGCCTGGGCGGAGGCGGCGAGGTCTTCGTGCGGGGCCTGGAGGAGCCGCTCCCCCTGAGTCGAAGCCACGCGGCGGCGCTGCGCGAGCGGTTCGGCTAG